A portion of the Anabas testudineus chromosome 22, fAnaTes1.2, whole genome shotgun sequence genome contains these proteins:
- the si:dkey-221l4.11 gene encoding claudin-23 has translation MHTPASMVMGIVFAPLGLVLVFTAAITPQWREGQTRLGMTGQGSFLRSGMKGRKMGIRSGSAEALLLLRTDGLWESCLQVEHSELKQCWPVAGPYQRDPRVRLAQGLVLTSLFLGGTGIVLACIGVRCWTDLPLRGVAATGGLLVVMAGMLSLTALGVYTHNLRRLGIADPSQGISNPRFPHLSLRPAGSLYFGWLGACLQVLGGSALLFSFKRPRCSTCPSYRDLPVCPACRSCPDITKSDTDVYEVSC, from the coding sequence ATGCACACTCCAGCCTCCATGGTGATGGGGATTGTCTTTGCCCCTTTGGGATTGGTCCTTGTCTTCACTGCAGCCATCACCCCTCAGTGGAGGGAGGGACAAACCCGACTGGGCATGACAGGGCAGGGGTCCTTTCTTCGGTCTGGAATGAAAGGTCGAAAAATGGGGATCAGATCTGGCTCGGCGGAAGCTCTGCTCTTACTGCGCACTGACGGACTCTGGGAAAGCTGCCTGCAGGTGGAGcactcagagctgaagcagTGCTGGCCTGTAGCAGGTCCATATCAGAGAGACCCTCGGGTTCGCCTTGCACAAGGATTGGTCTTGACTTCCTTGTTCCTGGGCGGCACTGGTATTGTTCTGGCTTGTATTGGGGTGAGGTGCTGGACGGATCTACCTCTGAGAGGTGTGGCAGCTACAGGTGGACTCCTGGTGGTGATGGCTGGGATGCTGAGCCTAACTGCATTAGGCGTGTACACCCACAACCTGAGAAGACTGGGGATAGCAGATCCAAGCCAGGGCATTAGTAACCCCAGGTTCCCCCACCTCAGCCTGCGTCCGGCCGGCTCGCTCTACTTTGGGTGGCTGGGTGCATGTTTACAGGTGCTGGGAGGAAGCGCTCTGCTGTTCAGCTTCAAACGTCCGAGATGCTCAACCTGCCCGTCCTACCGAGACCTACCTGTGTGCCCTGCGTGCCGTTCGTGTCCAGATATCACCAAGTCTGACACAGATGTGTATGAAGTCAGCTGTTAG
- the grhl3 gene encoding grainyhead-like protein 3 homolog: protein MTKETETLGLVFQSENFNYNRYTNHIMDSWSYLENPVLEQNHSKSRLHPADDLAALTMLYEQCKSQKEQKIALCNRGGNVCKTERPQPNTNELISLDASSNVMKILTDSIPHSHHQEVLGSKQNAPLHISVPTTSDTYATLTSVVADSYDKQELNNIFDSLLQKWPETSAFPDPSTETLPYSDPFPEDQSSPVYSGSYTDSPPERFRSEFQFSLGAPLAAPYKSTELPMVYLNKGQFYPITLQGVDNSACITATKVKTVVMAVFENDKSPEMQLRFWNHWHARQPTVKQRVIDIADYKEVFSGISNIEEVAFNALSFVWNPSEEAKVYIGINSLSTDFSSQKGVKGLPLNLQIDTYDFSSGTNQLIHRAACQVKIFCDKGAERKMRDEERKRSKRRGKNTDANTNKSLVTSSMGSECTFFQTLDDHVTQPVLFIPETHLSSLQRIATPMDDNERSSLKRLYPDRDHNSSPPSKQTRREDPQRILLYVRTGAEEVFDALMLSSPTLSGLREAISEKYGMQKDTIGKIYKKCKRGIFVNMDNNIIEHYTNHSAFLIEMSEVATGQFQVTLIEV from the exons ATGACCAAAGAGACAGA GACTCTGGGACTGGTCTTTCAGAGTGAAAATTTCAACTATAACCGTTACACAAACCACATTATGGACTCCTGGTCCTACCTGGAGAACCCTGTCCTTGAGCAGAACCACTCCAAATCCAGACTCCACCCAGCAGATGACCTGGCAGCCTTAACCATGCTTTATGAACAGTGCAAG AGCCAGAAAGAGCAGAAGATTGCTTTGTGCAACCGCGGCGGCAATGTCTGCAAAACAGAAAG GCCTCAACCGAACACCAATGAGCTTATTTCATTGGATGCATCCAGCAATGTCATGAAGATCCTTACTGACAGCATTCCTCATAGCCATCATCAGGAGGTTTTGGGATCCAAGCAAAACGCCCCCCTCCACATCTCTGTTCCCACTACCTCAGACACCTATGCTACGCTGACCAGCGTGGTGGCCGACTCTTACGACAAGCAAGAGCTCAATAATATCTTTGACTCTTTGCTGCAGAAGTGGCCAGAGACCAGTGCTTTTCCTGACCCCAGCACAGAG aCTCTTCCTTACAGTGACCCCTTCCCTGAGGACCAGTCCAGCCCCGTATACTCAGGCTCCTACACCGATTCCCCACCAGAGAGATTCAGGAGtgagtttcagttttcactggGAGCTCCCCTGGCTGCTCCGTACAAATCCACTGAGCTGCCCATGGTCTACCTGAACAAGGGCCAGTTCTACCCCATCACCCTTCAGGGAGTGGACAACAGTGCCTGCATCACTGCCACCAAAGTCAAG ACAGTTGTAATGGCTGTGTTTGAGAATGACAAGAGCCCAGAAATGCAGCTCCGCTTTTGGAATCACTGGCATGCACGCCAGCCGACTGTGAAGCAGAGAGTCATTGACATCG cGGACTACAAAGAAGTGTTCAGTGGCATTAGCAACATAGAAGAGGTGGCCTTCAACGCTCTCTCCTTTGTGTGGAACCCCAGTGAAGAAGCCAAG GTGTACATTGGCATTAACTCCCTGAGCACAGACTTCTCCTCTCAGAAGGGAGTGAAAGGCCTCCCTCTAAACCTGCAGATTGACACTTACGACTTCAGCTCAGGGACCAACCAGCTCATACACAGAGCTGCTTGCCAGGTCAAGATTTTCTGCGATAAG GGTGCAGAGAGGAAGATGCGTgatgaggagaggaagagaagcaagAGGAGGGGAAAGAACACTGATGCCAACA CCAACAAGTCTTTAGTGACCAGCTCCATGGGCAGTGAATGTACCTTCTTCCAGACCCTGGATGACCACGTGACCCAGCCAGTTCTCTTTATTCCAGAAACACACCTCTCCAGCTTACAGCGCATT gCCACTCCCATGGATGACAACGAAAG GAGTTCTCTGAAGAGGTTGTATCCAGACAGAGACCACAACAGCTCTCCGCCGAGCAAGCAAACCCGCAGAGAAGACCCACAGAGAA TTTTGCTGTACGTGAGGACTGGTGCTGAAGAGGTGTTTGATGCACTCATGCTCAGTTCGCCAACGCTGTCAGGCCTCCGAGAAGCT ATTTCAGAAAAGTACGGCATGCAAAAAGACACCATTGGGAAAATCTACAAAAAATGCAAGAGAGG GATTTTCGTCAACATGGACAACAACATCATTGAACACTACACCAACCATTCGGCCTTCCTCATCGAGATGTCAGAGGTGGCCACCGGTCAATTCCAGGTCACGCTTATTGAAGTATGA
- the cnksr1 gene encoding connector enhancer of kinase suppressor of ras 1 isoform X1 gives MEPITSWSEGRVSEWLQGLDAPLHQYPVSEWHLSGLDLLQLTSQDLEKLGVQKIGHQELILEAVEKLCSLTYGIGGESLRGLTEKLRAVAHTLQMGIQSRWRLNSYDGRSTTKLPVGVLQVVVELITSAKGLFSLLNRYQFHQLSGYTSSKHIFNYCRDLGEIVHKDTNVHEKEKDIISICRQLVEVCDEILNCGSEALLAHTAQLESVDLVPVSPGDQLGIEITSSGSSNHYVTGTAAEPSNDVDVKILAGDEVIQVNDQVVVGWSRANLVKKLRENPSGVTLVLKRTPGSVQHRDSVKRLSTTQKEGEEKEEAEEDKYEEENPRHSILERVAASVRSLSFRKAVQGPEIHQQHIEQEESGLSTDALEKKQQGRLSPLSATRDFEGLETLRLSPKLKREQSSSLRSLSPLRLGSFRSPSPLRSGSFRSLSPQGGNHETASINSCPEMVGHTGNKDTKKSSTKGMSTALSRRRVSCRELGSPDCDGWLWKKRKESSVFITQKWQRFWFILKGPSLYWYTTQQAEKAEGLVNIASYTIESAGEHKRKNVFKMFHQRFQNFFFAAENVTDMSKWINCLITAIQKHKKLHKGPASEEECYSETESEGERSPSPRRTNKDKKVQSNTLPRPKGKMTKGPSPILPTGGSKGTAGPVDEMSMMLNNIKEGGVSLTGHEQPLTHDQFRKSFIRRNKNPVINEKAHALRALQSTLKAKEAELQQINKVLEESDLTASKYRQWKEQNEELLADIEKLYALKTSKAGDKAAVQGTSTEEVALETAAMETANTETEGAYRLSLSDGEQLVDAELSDVFVDVPPGSPSPGSSPVLELSLGSLQDSINKQLSEMAESGTSVDNYFYI, from the exons ACGTATGGCATAGGTGGAGAGAGCCTGCGTGGTCTGACAGAAAAGCTGCGTGCTGTTGCCCACACCCTCCAGATGGGTATCCAGAGCCGCTGGCGCCTCAACAGCTACGATGGACGGAGCACCACCAAGCTTCCTGTTGGTGTTCTGCAGGTTGTAGTGGAGCTCATCACCTCTGCCAAAGgactcttctctctgctcaacAG GTATCAGTTTCACCAGCTCAGTGGATACACCTCTAGCAAGCACATATTCAACTATTGCAGAGATCTTGGAGAAATTGTGCACAAG GATACCAATGTtcatgaaaaggaaaaggacaTAATCTCCATA TGCCGTCAGTTGGTGGAAGTATGTGATGAGATCCTGAACTGCGGTTCTGAGGCGCTCCTTGCCCACACTGCTCAGCTGGAGAGCGTAGACCTAGTCCCTGTGTCACCTGGTGATCAACTG gggaTTGAGATAACATCCAGTGGCTCCAGTAACCACTATGTGACTGGCACTGCTGCTGAG CCTTCTAATGATGTCGATGTGAAGATCTTGGCTGGTGATGAAGTAATTCAAGTCAATGACCAAGTAGTG GTGGGCTGGAGCAGAGCAAATCTAGTGAAAAAACTGCGGGAGAATCCCAGTGGAGTGACTCTGGTCCTGAAGAGGACTCCTGGGTCAGTGCAACACAGAGACTCAGTCAAACGGCTGTCCACCACGCAG aaggagggagaggagaaagaagaggcgGAAGAAGACAAGTACGAGGAGGAGAATCCGAGGCACTCGATACTTGAAAGAGTAGCAGCTTCTGTTAGGTCCCTGTCTTTTAG GAAAGCCGTTCAAGGGCCAGAGATACATCAGCAGCATATAGAACAGGAAGAATCAGGGTTGTCCACTGAtgctctggaaaaaaaacaacaggggAGGTTGTCACCACTATCAGCGACAA GAGATTTCGAGGGTTTGGAAACTTTAAGGCTCTCACCAAAACTTAAAAGAGAGCAGTCATCTTCACTCAGAAGTCTTTCACCCCTGCGATTAGGGTCTTTCAGAAGTCCTTCACCCCTGAGATCAGGATCTTTCAGAAGCCTTTCTCCACAGGGAGGCAACCACGAAACAGCGAGCATCAACTCCTGCCCTGAAATGGTGGGACACACG GGAAATAAGGACACTAAGAAGAGCTCCACAAAAG GAATGTCGACAGCTCTGAGTCGGCGCCGCGTGTCCTGCCGTGAGCTGGGCAGTCCTGACTGTGACGGCTGGCtgtggaagaagagaaaggagagcagcGTCTTCATCACCCAGAAGTGGCAGCGTTTCTGGTTCATCCTCAAGGGGCCGTCGCTATATTGGTACACCACCCAACAG GCTGAAAAGGCAGAGGGTCTGGTGAATATAGCCAGCTACACCATAGAGAGCGCTGGAGAGCACAAGAGAAAAAA cgtgtttaaaatgttccacCAGCGATTTCAGAACTTCTTCTTTGCTGCCGAAAATGTCACTGACATGAGCAA atgGATCAACTGTCTCATTACAGCCATTCAGAAGCACAAGAAGTTACACAAAGGCCCAGCTAGTGAAGAAG AGTGTTACAGTGAGACTGAATCAGAGGGCGAGAGATCACCTTCACCACGCAGAACAAACAAGGACAAG AAAGTGCAGTCCAACACTCTGCCTCGCCCCAAAGGGAAAATGACCAAAGGGCCATCGCCGATTCTTCCAACAGGGGGCAGCAAAGGAACAG CTGGCCCTGTAGATGAGATGAGCATGAtgttaaacaacataaaagaagGAGGAGTTTCCCTAACTGGCCACGAGCAGCCACTTACACATGACCAATTCAGGAAATCATTTATACGACGCAACAAGAATCCTGTCATCAATGAAAAGGCTCACGCACTGCGGGCCTTGCAGAGCACTCTTAAG GCAAaagaagcagagctgcagcagatcaACAAGGTCCTGGAGGAGTCTGATCTGACAGCCTCAAAGTATCGTCAGTGGAAGGAGCAAAATGAGGAACTTTTAGCAGATATTGAGAAACTATATGCACTCAAGACCTCCAAAGCAGGGGACAAAGCAGCGGTGCAGGGCACGTCTACTGAGGAGGTTGCCTTGGAAACCGCTGCTATGGAAACAGCCAACACAGAGACTGAAGGTGCATACAGACTGAGCCTCAGCGATGGTGAGCAGTTAGTGGATGCAGAGCTCTCTGATGTCTTCGTGGATGTCCCACCGGGTTCTCCAAGTCCAGGCTCCAGTCCAGTGTTAGAACTGTCTCTGGGATCTCTGCAGGACTCcataaacaaacagctgagtgAGATGGCAGAGAGTGGAACCTCTGTTGACAACTACTTCTACATTTAA
- the cnksr1 gene encoding connector enhancer of kinase suppressor of ras 1 isoform X2 gives MEPITSWSEGRVSEWLQGLDAPLHQYPVSEWHLSGLDLLQLTSQDLEKLGVQKIGHQELILEAVEKLCSLTYGIGGESLRGLTEKLRAVAHTLQMGIQSRWRLNSYDGRSTTKLPVGVLQVVVELITSAKGLFSLLNRYQFHQLSGYTSSKHIFNYCRDLGEIVHKDTNVHEKEKDIISICRQLVEVCDEILNCGSEALLAHTAQLESVDLVPVSPGDQLGIEITSSGSSNHYVTGTAAEPSNDVDVKILAGDEVIQVNDQVVVGWSRANLVKKLRENPSGVTLVLKRTPGSVQHRDSVKRLSTTQEGEEKEEAEEDKYEEENPRHSILERVAASVRSLSFRKAVQGPEIHQQHIEQEESGLSTDALEKKQQGRLSPLSATRDFEGLETLRLSPKLKREQSSSLRSLSPLRLGSFRSPSPLRSGSFRSLSPQGGNHETASINSCPEMVGHTGNKDTKKSSTKGMSTALSRRRVSCRELGSPDCDGWLWKKRKESSVFITQKWQRFWFILKGPSLYWYTTQQAEKAEGLVNIASYTIESAGEHKRKNVFKMFHQRFQNFFFAAENVTDMSKWINCLITAIQKHKKLHKGPASEEECYSETESEGERSPSPRRTNKDKKVQSNTLPRPKGKMTKGPSPILPTGGSKGTAGPVDEMSMMLNNIKEGGVSLTGHEQPLTHDQFRKSFIRRNKNPVINEKAHALRALQSTLKAKEAELQQINKVLEESDLTASKYRQWKEQNEELLADIEKLYALKTSKAGDKAAVQGTSTEEVALETAAMETANTETEGAYRLSLSDGEQLVDAELSDVFVDVPPGSPSPGSSPVLELSLGSLQDSINKQLSEMAESGTSVDNYFYI, from the exons ACGTATGGCATAGGTGGAGAGAGCCTGCGTGGTCTGACAGAAAAGCTGCGTGCTGTTGCCCACACCCTCCAGATGGGTATCCAGAGCCGCTGGCGCCTCAACAGCTACGATGGACGGAGCACCACCAAGCTTCCTGTTGGTGTTCTGCAGGTTGTAGTGGAGCTCATCACCTCTGCCAAAGgactcttctctctgctcaacAG GTATCAGTTTCACCAGCTCAGTGGATACACCTCTAGCAAGCACATATTCAACTATTGCAGAGATCTTGGAGAAATTGTGCACAAG GATACCAATGTtcatgaaaaggaaaaggacaTAATCTCCATA TGCCGTCAGTTGGTGGAAGTATGTGATGAGATCCTGAACTGCGGTTCTGAGGCGCTCCTTGCCCACACTGCTCAGCTGGAGAGCGTAGACCTAGTCCCTGTGTCACCTGGTGATCAACTG gggaTTGAGATAACATCCAGTGGCTCCAGTAACCACTATGTGACTGGCACTGCTGCTGAG CCTTCTAATGATGTCGATGTGAAGATCTTGGCTGGTGATGAAGTAATTCAAGTCAATGACCAAGTAGTG GTGGGCTGGAGCAGAGCAAATCTAGTGAAAAAACTGCGGGAGAATCCCAGTGGAGTGACTCTGGTCCTGAAGAGGACTCCTGGGTCAGTGCAACACAGAGACTCAGTCAAACGGCTGTCCACCACGCAG gagggagaggagaaagaagaggcgGAAGAAGACAAGTACGAGGAGGAGAATCCGAGGCACTCGATACTTGAAAGAGTAGCAGCTTCTGTTAGGTCCCTGTCTTTTAG GAAAGCCGTTCAAGGGCCAGAGATACATCAGCAGCATATAGAACAGGAAGAATCAGGGTTGTCCACTGAtgctctggaaaaaaaacaacaggggAGGTTGTCACCACTATCAGCGACAA GAGATTTCGAGGGTTTGGAAACTTTAAGGCTCTCACCAAAACTTAAAAGAGAGCAGTCATCTTCACTCAGAAGTCTTTCACCCCTGCGATTAGGGTCTTTCAGAAGTCCTTCACCCCTGAGATCAGGATCTTTCAGAAGCCTTTCTCCACAGGGAGGCAACCACGAAACAGCGAGCATCAACTCCTGCCCTGAAATGGTGGGACACACG GGAAATAAGGACACTAAGAAGAGCTCCACAAAAG GAATGTCGACAGCTCTGAGTCGGCGCCGCGTGTCCTGCCGTGAGCTGGGCAGTCCTGACTGTGACGGCTGGCtgtggaagaagagaaaggagagcagcGTCTTCATCACCCAGAAGTGGCAGCGTTTCTGGTTCATCCTCAAGGGGCCGTCGCTATATTGGTACACCACCCAACAG GCTGAAAAGGCAGAGGGTCTGGTGAATATAGCCAGCTACACCATAGAGAGCGCTGGAGAGCACAAGAGAAAAAA cgtgtttaaaatgttccacCAGCGATTTCAGAACTTCTTCTTTGCTGCCGAAAATGTCACTGACATGAGCAA atgGATCAACTGTCTCATTACAGCCATTCAGAAGCACAAGAAGTTACACAAAGGCCCAGCTAGTGAAGAAG AGTGTTACAGTGAGACTGAATCAGAGGGCGAGAGATCACCTTCACCACGCAGAACAAACAAGGACAAG AAAGTGCAGTCCAACACTCTGCCTCGCCCCAAAGGGAAAATGACCAAAGGGCCATCGCCGATTCTTCCAACAGGGGGCAGCAAAGGAACAG CTGGCCCTGTAGATGAGATGAGCATGAtgttaaacaacataaaagaagGAGGAGTTTCCCTAACTGGCCACGAGCAGCCACTTACACATGACCAATTCAGGAAATCATTTATACGACGCAACAAGAATCCTGTCATCAATGAAAAGGCTCACGCACTGCGGGCCTTGCAGAGCACTCTTAAG GCAAaagaagcagagctgcagcagatcaACAAGGTCCTGGAGGAGTCTGATCTGACAGCCTCAAAGTATCGTCAGTGGAAGGAGCAAAATGAGGAACTTTTAGCAGATATTGAGAAACTATATGCACTCAAGACCTCCAAAGCAGGGGACAAAGCAGCGGTGCAGGGCACGTCTACTGAGGAGGTTGCCTTGGAAACCGCTGCTATGGAAACAGCCAACACAGAGACTGAAGGTGCATACAGACTGAGCCTCAGCGATGGTGAGCAGTTAGTGGATGCAGAGCTCTCTGATGTCTTCGTGGATGTCCCACCGGGTTCTCCAAGTCCAGGCTCCAGTCCAGTGTTAGAACTGTCTCTGGGATCTCTGCAGGACTCcataaacaaacagctgagtgAGATGGCAGAGAGTGGAACCTCTGTTGACAACTACTTCTACATTTAA